The Thermocrinis ruber genomic sequence GTAGGAAACGATTCTGGGCTTTTGCACGTTGCGAGGGCTGTGGGCACAAAGGCGGTGCAAATTTATGGGGCAACCCATCCCACCTTGGGTTTTTCCCTTCTACCAGAGGAGGGAAAGGTTATCATAAAGAACCTTCCATGCCAGCCTTGCACATTGCACGGAAAAGGGGAGTGTAAGTACCGCACCTATAAGTGCCTGCAGATCCCACCCGAGGAGGTGCTGAAGGAAGTCAGAGCATTAGCCTCTCAAGGAGATTAGCGGCACCGTTTAGCTTCTGATAGGCAGAGGATATTACGTAGTATAGCTGTTCTCCCTCTGCGATGGTCAGGTCGTAAAGGGTTATGCTCATATCTTTGAGAAGATAGTAGAGGGTTGAATACAGATTCTCGTCCAGCTTCCTTGAGGGGTCCGGTATGCCTTTGTAAATTTCAAAAATATGGTCGCACAGCCTTTTTATACTGTTGGCAATGTTGGTTATTTCTAGGTCATGGCTGTAAAGGGCTAACACCTCCCTATGGCGCTCTTCTATTTCTTTGGAGAGTGTTCTAAATAGCATATCCTCCAAAAATAAAAGGCTGTTTGTCATAATTGAGAAAAATAATCAAATTTTACATTTTTTCAAGGGAGAGGTCTATTTCAGCCAGAAGGGCCTGCAGACTATGGACTTGCTTAACTCCCTCTATTGGGTGGGTTTTGTAGCCTATGACCTTTTTTCCGAGAATTAGGGCGTAGGCAATCTCGGAGAGGGTTCCCCAGTGTCCTCCTATGGCAACCACAAACTCTCCGCTCGCCACCACTATGGGGTTTCTGTTCCAACTCATGCCCGTGTTGATCTTTATATCCACATAAGGGTTTGCTTCTTCGCCCGTGTAGGTGGTTAAGATGCCCACCGTTATGCCTCCCTCCTCCTTGGCACCCTTGCAAACCGCCTCCATAACTCCACCCCTTCCACCACAGACCACAACAAC encodes the following:
- a CDS encoding TIGR00725 family protein, which gives rise to MRKCVAVIGSSQANEEEYEVAYQVGRHLAKKDVVVVCGGRGGVMEAVCKGAKEEGGITVGILTTYTGEEANPYVDIKINTGMSWNRNPIVVASGEFVVAIGGHWGTLSEIAYALILGKKVIGYKTHPIEGVKQVHSLQALLAEIDLSLEKM